Proteins from a genomic interval of Methanoplanus endosymbiosus:
- a CDS encoding PEGA domain-containing protein — translation MLLCPAAAADNATSEQTGSVTVTTVPSGATVSIDGINKGSSPVTESALSSGVSHTISASMDGYNSASKTVTLGNGEDKAVSLTLEVIPTPTPTPTATATPTPTPTPTATVTATATPTPTPTPTATVTATATPTPTPTPTATVTATATPTPTPTPTATVTATATPTPAPTATPAPGVGWYKVSCNVESAEVIFDNKYVGKIQGGSLSVPVTVGTDSYKQFTISKSGYNTYKNSLPAPPKAGETVNVYATLQSSGPTEGQITVSTSPSGASVYIDKTYKGTTPLTFSLSPGTHGLKITKSGYEDHSENVIITAGQTITRSVTLQKPDNYGTLVVTSEPDNAYVYLDGSGVGRTAVTLRNIAVGNHQIRFTANGYTDQTITKYVYANGVTTVHAVLQRIENPNIVHIKVISHPGEAEVYLDGSFVGYTNDAGVPGALTLATTPGNHKISIEKTGYRDYEIAQYFNGGTTSTVEKVLTQITAPVTGSVEVTSTPSGANVYLDDNYKGITPLTLNNVPTGNHKITLMLDGYSKSEGTTEVEQDKTSSVSVSLSPVQGGQSGGGQQASPGFGIITILTGIGLVGWYLRKNE, via the coding sequence TTGCTCTTATGTCCGGCAGCCGCGGCAGACAATGCGACTTCCGAACAGACAGGTTCGGTCACTGTCACAACCGTACCGTCAGGTGCAACTGTTTCAATTGATGGCATTAATAAAGGAAGTTCTCCTGTAACTGAATCAGCACTCTCATCCGGAGTTTCGCACACGATTTCAGCCTCAATGGATGGCTATAACAGTGCATCCAAAACAGTCACGCTTGGAAATGGTGAAGATAAGGCAGTTTCCCTGACTCTTGAGGTAATTCCAACACCTACGCCAACTCCTACCGCAACAGCAACCCCGACACCCACGCCAACTCCTACCGCTACTGTAACAGCTACAGCAACCCCAACACCTACGCCAACCCCTACCGCTACTGTAACAGCTACAGCAACCCCAACACCTACGCCAACCCCTACTGCTACAGTAACGGCTACAGCAACCCCAACACCTACGCCAACCCCTACCGCTACTGTAACAGCTACAGCAACCCCAACACCAGCACCAACAGCAACACCTGCGCCCGGAGTTGGATGGTATAAGGTGAGCTGCAATGTTGAATCTGCGGAAGTCATCTTCGACAATAAATATGTCGGGAAAATACAGGGAGGCTCCTTAAGTGTTCCTGTGACAGTCGGAACTGACAGCTATAAGCAGTTCACAATCTCAAAATCTGGTTATAATACATATAAAAACAGCCTTCCGGCACCTCCAAAAGCAGGAGAGACTGTAAACGTCTATGCAACCCTTCAGTCTTCAGGGCCGACAGAAGGACAGATTACTGTGAGCACATCACCTTCAGGTGCGTCGGTTTACATTGATAAAACCTACAAGGGAACAACTCCCCTTACATTTTCACTCAGCCCGGGCACACATGGGCTGAAGATTACGAAATCAGGATATGAAGATCACTCTGAAAATGTAATTATCACTGCCGGACAGACAATCACAAGGTCTGTAACACTGCAAAAGCCTGACAATTACGGTACTCTTGTGGTAACTTCCGAACCGGACAATGCCTATGTCTATCTTGACGGCAGCGGGGTTGGAAGAACGGCAGTGACACTTAGGAATATTGCTGTAGGTAACCACCAGATAAGGTTTACAGCAAATGGTTATACTGACCAGACAATAACAAAATATGTTTATGCAAATGGTGTTACAACCGTTCATGCAGTTCTTCAGCGCATTGAAAACCCAAACATCGTTCATATAAAAGTGATCTCTCACCCTGGTGAAGCTGAGGTGTACCTGGACGGTTCATTTGTTGGTTATACCAATGATGCCGGAGTGCCCGGAGCGCTGACGCTTGCAACAACACCTGGGAACCATAAAATTTCAATAGAAAAAACCGGATACAGGGATTATGAGATAGCCCAGTATTTCAACGGCGGAACAACTTCAACTGTGGAAAAGGTGCTGACACAGATTACTGCGCCGGTAACAGGTTCAGTTGAAGTGACATCCACACCATCAGGTGCAAATGTCTATCTTGACGACAATTACAAGGGCATAACACCCTTAACTCTGAACAATGTCCCAACCGGAAACCATAAAATTACCCTTATGCTTGACGGTTACAGTAAGTCTGAGGGTACAACCGAAGTTGAACAGGACAAAACATCATCAGTTTCAGTTTCCTTAAGTCCTGTGCAGGGCGGACAGTCCGGAGGTGGACAGCAGGCATCACCCGGATTTGGGATAATTACCATTCTTACCGGAATCGGCCTTGTCGGATGGTATCTCCGGAAGAATGAGTGA
- a CDS encoding PAS domain S-box protein, translating to MSNQTNNINITDLIPAEELQKIQNKFSELNNVASVIMDPEGRMITEPVNFCRVCQIIRDTEIGSRNCAEANHCLSENTLKSLRPTVEKCHRCGFIDGAVPIVVNGRYIATWAVGQTKIEELPEEDIKKYAEKIGADPDLLWDEYKKIPLNDEKTFKKIIEFLAIFSEKLSELAYASLLADEENKKRLEAEGELNSRVHELDAINRKSAVMIEENPVAMLLTDSSYAITDHNRAFLEMSGYSPEELKNMNLLDIPHKVIDNFSLKDLLEDKKKRRGNVELNLPKYSGVFDSYALPLTDSGGRITNVLLVFVDITETYRREKEILKLQNQTNAMIEENPLSVTIISPELKFLSANPAFYDLSGFTEEKLTSMHCLDLDITKFEGEGAKHVIHTKKRGEGFVEWNLPSGTKYITIYTIPFFDENHDITHMMGVYIDETDKYRKELEITELQNKTNTIIEENPAAILLMDKNFRTASTNRSWLEITGYSRDRVLGMKLSEYDIYDRTGSGAYEALERKMQVDGSLSLKCPAGNKRLEYYYIPLKDENGDVTDILAVYFDVTDVAEKMNQIETMIDQNPLSVTIISPELRFTSANPAFYALSGYTTEEVIGKHMLDLDITKFEGEGAKHVIHTKKRGEAFVEWNLPAGTKYVRLYTIPFFDEQHEITHMMGVYIDETEKYHKEQEITELQNKTNAMIEENPAAILLLNKNFRITSTNKSWLNITGFTRDQILRMRLSDYDISGRSGKSASEAFSGKIQVDGSLSLKCPAGIKRLDYYYIPLKNEKSEVTDILAVYFDVTDMAEKMNQIETMIDQNPLSVTIISPELRFTSANPAFYALSGYTTEEVIGKHMLDLDITKFEGEGAKHVIHTKKRGEAFVEWNLPAGTKHVRLYTIPFFDERHEITHMMGVYVDETEKYNANKAFIRSAGEIENSLEALAAGDLSKPAQRYEGDPLDKIKADYNQAVETLSSMLKEVIESTGGLERMIQDVGNGADNIAMLSQNVTESAENTGDGVKKQILQLESVLHDIDNLSTSTNDIADRSNDVSDLTAGVSDAGASALNLGNEATGKMKAVEENSELAMNEIGNLNKEIQEISNVVRIITDIANQTNLLALNAAIEAARAGEAGRGFAVVAAEVKNLAGESKEAAGDIVKMIEGITSGSKRTSESMKKVYDEIISGIISVNQTIDALNHMVDDVNSVTSSMDEISGATAAQASATDNVTKSIDIISTMIMDADSNMDNLIKIAGDSSASGEQIAGNSEEMRNMIQKLKERVDEFKI from the coding sequence ATGTCAAACCAAACCAACAATATCAATATAACTGATCTTATTCCGGCAGAAGAACTCCAGAAGATACAGAATAAATTTTCAGAACTTAACAATGTTGCATCAGTGATTATGGACCCCGAAGGAAGAATGATTACAGAACCCGTAAATTTTTGCAGGGTCTGTCAGATCATCAGAGATACTGAAATAGGGAGTCGTAACTGTGCAGAAGCTAACCATTGCCTTAGTGAAAATACGCTTAAATCTCTCAGGCCAACAGTGGAGAAGTGTCATAGATGTGGATTTATTGACGGAGCAGTTCCGATAGTTGTCAATGGCCGTTATATTGCAACTTGGGCTGTAGGGCAGACAAAGATAGAAGAACTGCCCGAAGAGGATATTAAAAAATATGCAGAGAAGATAGGTGCGGACCCTGATCTGTTATGGGACGAATACAAAAAAATACCCCTTAATGATGAGAAAACTTTTAAGAAAATAATTGAATTTCTGGCTATTTTTTCCGAAAAACTCTCAGAACTTGCATATGCCAGTCTGCTTGCAGATGAAGAGAACAAAAAACGTCTTGAAGCTGAGGGAGAGCTTAATTCAAGAGTGCATGAACTGGATGCAATAAACAGAAAATCAGCGGTTATGATCGAGGAAAACCCTGTGGCAATGCTGCTTACAGACAGCTCATATGCAATAACCGATCATAACCGGGCCTTTCTTGAGATGAGCGGATACTCACCGGAAGAACTGAAAAATATGAACCTTCTGGATATTCCACATAAAGTAATTGATAATTTCTCCCTTAAAGACCTTTTAGAAGATAAAAAAAAGAGGCGTGGAAATGTTGAACTGAATCTGCCAAAGTATTCCGGTGTTTTTGATTCATATGCACTACCACTCACAGACAGTGGAGGAAGAATTACAAACGTCCTCCTGGTATTTGTTGACATAACCGAAACATACAGAAGGGAAAAAGAGATTTTAAAACTCCAGAACCAGACCAATGCGATGATCGAGGAGAATCCACTCTCTGTGACAATCATCAGTCCGGAACTTAAGTTTTTAAGTGCCAATCCTGCTTTCTATGACCTTTCAGGATTTACTGAAGAAAAACTCACCAGTATGCACTGTCTTGATCTTGACATCACAAAGTTTGAGGGTGAGGGAGCAAAGCATGTAATTCACACGAAAAAGAGAGGAGAAGGATTTGTTGAGTGGAACCTGCCATCAGGGACAAAATATATTACCATCTACACGATTCCCTTCTTTGATGAAAATCACGATATAACCCATATGATGGGTGTCTATATTGATGAAACAGATAAATACCGCAAAGAGCTTGAAATCACTGAACTCCAGAACAAGACAAACACCATAATTGAGGAGAATCCCGCTGCAATTCTCTTAATGGACAAAAATTTCCGGACAGCATCCACCAACAGATCATGGCTTGAAATTACAGGATATTCAAGAGATAGAGTTCTTGGGATGAAGCTTTCTGAATATGACATATATGACAGAACAGGCAGCGGAGCATATGAGGCACTTGAAAGGAAGATGCAGGTTGATGGCTCACTATCGCTGAAATGTCCTGCCGGAAATAAAAGGCTTGAATATTATTATATCCCTCTCAAAGACGAAAACGGTGATGTTACTGATATACTTGCAGTATATTTTGATGTAACCGATGTAGCAGAGAAGATGAACCAGATAGAGACGATGATTGACCAGAACCCGCTTTCTGTTACAATAATCAGCCCGGAACTGCGTTTCACAAGTGCCAATCCTGCTTTTTATGCCCTTTCCGGATATACAACAGAAGAAGTTATCGGCAAACATATGCTTGACCTCGATATTACAAAATTTGAAGGTGAGGGGGCAAAGCATGTCATTCACACAAAGAAAAGGGGCGAAGCATTTGTTGAATGGAATCTGCCGGCAGGAACAAAATATGTCAGACTGTACACTATTCCTTTCTTTGACGAGCAGCATGAGATAACCCACATGATGGGTGTCTATATTGATGAAACTGAAAAATACCATAAAGAGCAGGAAATTACCGAACTCCAGAATAAAACAAATGCAATGATCGAAGAGAATCCTGCCGCAATTCTTCTTCTGAATAAAAATTTCCGGATAACATCAACAAACAAATCATGGCTTAACATTACAGGATTTACAAGAGATCAGATTCTCAGAATGAGGCTTTCTGACTATGACATCTCCGGAAGATCGGGTAAAAGTGCATCTGAAGCATTTTCAGGAAAAATACAGGTTGATGGTTCACTGTCACTAAAATGCCCTGCCGGAATTAAAAGGCTTGATTATTATTATATCCCGCTTAAAAATGAGAAGAGTGAGGTTACTGATATACTTGCAGTATATTTTGATGTAACCGATATGGCAGAGAAGATGAACCAGATAGAGACAATGATTGACCAGAATCCACTCTCTGTTACAATAATCAGCCCGGAACTACGTTTCACAAGTGCAAACCCTGCTTTTTATGCCCTTTCCGGATATACAACAGAAGAAGTTATCGGCAAACATATGCTTGACCTTGATATTACAAAATTTGAAGGTGAAGGGGCAAAGCACGTCATTCACACAAAGAAAAGGGGCGAAGCATTTGTTGAATGGAATCTGCCGGCAGGAACAAAACATGTCAGACTGTACACCATTCCTTTCTTTGATGAGAGGCATGAGATTACCCATATGATGGGAGTCTATGTCGATGAGACCGAAAAATACAATGCCAATAAGGCATTTATCCGGAGTGCAGGTGAGATCGAGAACAGTCTTGAGGCTCTTGCAGCAGGAGATCTCTCAAAGCCGGCCCAGAGATACGAAGGTGATCCTCTGGATAAAATTAAGGCTGATTACAATCAGGCGGTTGAAACCCTCAGTTCAATGTTAAAGGAGGTTATTGAGTCCACGGGCGGACTTGAAAGAATGATTCAGGATGTTGGCAACGGAGCAGACAACATCGCAATGCTTTCACAGAATGTCACAGAGAGTGCAGAAAATACCGGTGATGGAGTAAAAAAACAGATTTTGCAGCTTGAGAGTGTTCTGCACGATATAGATAACTTATCAACCTCAACAAATGATATTGCGGATCGTTCAAACGATGTATCGGATCTCACCGCCGGGGTCTCTGATGCAGGGGCTTCAGCTCTTAATCTTGGCAATGAAGCCACAGGCAAGATGAAGGCTGTGGAAGAGAACTCCGAACTTGCCATGAATGAGATCGGCAATCTGAATAAAGAGATACAGGAGATCTCAAATGTTGTAAGGATAATTACTGACATTGCAAACCAGACTAACCTGCTGGCACTTAATGCTGCAATTGAAGCTGCAAGGGCCGGAGAAGCCGGAAGGGGCTTTGCTGTTGTGGCAGCAGAGGTAAAAAATCTTGCAGGTGAATCAAAGGAGGCAGCGGGAGATATTGTCAAGATGATTGAGGGGATCACATCCGGAAGTAAGAGGACTTCGGAGTCTATGAAAAAGGTATATGATGAGATTATCTCAGGAATAATAAGTGTGAATCAGACGATTGATGCCCTTAATCATATGGTGGATGACGTTAACTCCGTAACCTCAAGTATGGATGAGATCTCCGGTGCAACTGCTGCACAGGCCTCTGCAACAGACAACGTGACAAAGAGTATTGATATTATCAGCACAATGATCATGGATGCTGACAGCAATATGGACAATCTTATTAAAATTGCCGGGGACAGCAGCGCTTCAGGTGAACAGATTGCCGGAAATTCCGAAGAAATGCGCAATATGATTCAAAAACTTAAAGAAAGGGTGGATGAATTTAAAATTTAA
- a CDS encoding aldehyde dehydrogenase family protein, translated as MGEIYKMIIGGELKESGEIIDIIYPYTGESFSKVYLAGCAEAEEAIILAAESFKETAHLPAHRRKEILERLAGLVGDNGEKFAEILVKESGKTITLARAEVARSVDTLIISAEEAVRINGELIPLDRTPAGEGCEGIIKRFSIGTVLAITPFNYPLNLACHKIGPAIAAGNPFILKPASKTPLSALLLGELIIKAGYPKRAVNVLPCCNSVAESMAKDERIAYLSFTGSPDVGWHLKSVCGKKRIGLELGGNAPVIVHSDADSDYAAERIAFGACLNAGQVCISVQRVLVHNSIYEEFLEKLRDNFERVKTGDPMNEETFTGPVISDEACERAVDIMLQSIEDGAVQYYGGGYEGRIITPTILADTCHSMEIECEEIFAPVVTVNSYDSFKEAVQRANDTKYGLQAGIFTDSIKNASYAAGHLKYGGVIINDIPTFRTDAMPYGGIKSSGLGKEGPYYAIREMTEEKLIVFARKQR; from the coding sequence ATGGGAGAGATATACAAAATGATAATCGGCGGGGAGTTGAAGGAGAGCGGGGAGATCATTGATATAATATATCCATATACTGGTGAATCATTCTCAAAAGTTTATCTTGCCGGCTGTGCAGAGGCAGAAGAAGCAATAATCCTGGCAGCTGAGTCCTTTAAGGAGACAGCACATCTTCCGGCACACAGAAGAAAGGAGATTCTTGAGAGGCTTGCCGGACTTGTCGGGGATAATGGCGAAAAGTTTGCAGAAATACTGGTGAAAGAGAGCGGCAAGACGATAACACTTGCGAGGGCCGAGGTGGCACGCTCTGTTGATACGTTAATAATCTCAGCCGAAGAGGCGGTGAGGATAAACGGGGAACTGATTCCACTTGACAGAACGCCTGCCGGAGAGGGGTGTGAGGGGATAATAAAGCGTTTTTCCATCGGAACAGTACTTGCAATAACACCTTTCAATTATCCGCTTAATCTTGCCTGCCATAAGATCGGCCCGGCAATCGCTGCCGGAAATCCGTTTATTCTGAAACCTGCTTCAAAGACACCACTCTCAGCCCTTCTCTTAGGAGAACTGATCATAAAGGCCGGGTACCCAAAAAGAGCAGTAAATGTCCTGCCCTGCTGTAATTCCGTTGCTGAATCTATGGCAAAGGATGAGAGAATTGCATATCTCAGTTTTACCGGCAGTCCTGATGTCGGCTGGCATTTAAAATCAGTCTGCGGGAAGAAGCGTATCGGCCTTGAACTTGGTGGAAACGCTCCTGTAATTGTTCACAGTGATGCAGATTCTGATTATGCGGCAGAGAGAATTGCCTTTGGCGCATGCCTCAATGCCGGACAGGTCTGCATCTCTGTTCAGAGGGTGCTTGTCCATAATTCCATATATGAAGAATTTCTGGAGAAACTGAGGGATAACTTTGAGAGGGTCAAAACCGGAGATCCGATGAATGAAGAGACCTTTACAGGGCCGGTGATCTCTGATGAAGCATGTGAAAGAGCAGTGGACATAATGCTTCAGTCAATTGAGGATGGTGCTGTTCAGTATTATGGCGGGGGATATGAAGGCCGGATAATCACTCCGACCATACTTGCAGATACATGCCACTCAATGGAGATAGAATGTGAAGAGATCTTTGCTCCGGTTGTGACAGTAAATTCATATGATTCCTTTAAAGAGGCTGTTCAACGGGCAAATGATACGAAGTACGGTCTTCAGGCAGGTATATTCACTGACAGTATAAAAAATGCCTCCTATGCTGCCGGCCATCTGAAATACGGCGGAGTAATCATCAATGACATTCCCACTTTCAGAACAGATGCAATGCCTTACGGAGGGATAAAAAGTTCAGGGCTTGGAAAAGAGGGGCCTTACTATGCAATACGTGAGATGACAGAAGAAAAACTGATAGTTTTTGCCCGAAAACAGAGATGA
- a CDS encoding FeoA family protein — translation MKRGEKGRVTKVNKYREELGSMGIFPGSHFKVLTEEPKSGPVKLLVGKGQSKILIKKEIAENVLAVKD, via the coding sequence ATGAAAAGAGGAGAGAAGGGCAGAGTAACTAAAGTAAATAAATACAGAGAGGAGCTTGGCAGCATGGGAATTTTCCCCGGCTCACATTTTAAGGTGCTGACAGAAGAACCAAAATCCGGACCAGTCAAACTCCTTGTGGGTAAAGGGCAGAGCAAAATCCTGATAAAAAAAGAGATTGCAGAGAATGTCCTTGCAGTGAAGGATTAA
- the nifB gene encoding nitrogenase cofactor biosynthesis protein NifB yields the protein MSDDGYLTAMVDGEEVPYDPEQLRKIKEHPCYSKEACHKFGRMHLAVAPDCNIQCNYCVRKYDCVNESRPGVCSKVLNPKEALDLVRVVMDKFPYIKVIGIAGPGEPLANKETFETLKLLKEEFPTPIKCLSSNGLMLPESIDKLIEYDVGNVTVTLNAVDPEIGEKIYSFVEWDGKKLHGREAAEKLLSQQLKGIEMAVANKMLVKINTVYIPGINDHHIVDIAKTVGEMGVYTFNLIPVIPQYKFKDIIPPTGKDKKEMQDACLPYVRQMRHCKRCRSDAIGLLGEDVQDCLFERK from the coding sequence ATGTCTGACGATGGTTATCTCACTGCGATGGTGGACGGGGAAGAAGTCCCTTATGATCCTGAGCAGCTGAGGAAAATAAAGGAACACCCCTGTTACAGCAAGGAAGCCTGCCATAAATTCGGCAGGATGCACCTGGCTGTTGCACCTGACTGCAATATTCAGTGCAATTACTGTGTTCGCAAATACGACTGTGTGAATGAGAGCCGTCCAGGCGTGTGCAGTAAAGTCTTAAATCCAAAGGAGGCACTTGACCTTGTAAGGGTTGTTATGGACAAATTCCCGTACATAAAAGTAATTGGCATTGCAGGGCCGGGAGAACCCCTTGCAAATAAAGAGACATTTGAGACCCTTAAGCTCTTAAAAGAGGAGTTTCCAACGCCTATTAAATGCCTAAGCTCAAACGGGCTTATGCTTCCGGAGTCCATTGACAAGCTTATAGAGTATGATGTTGGCAATGTTACTGTCACGTTAAATGCGGTTGATCCTGAGATCGGCGAGAAGATCTACTCCTTTGTTGAGTGGGATGGTAAAAAACTTCACGGCAGAGAGGCTGCTGAAAAACTTCTCTCACAGCAACTCAAGGGAATTGAGATGGCCGTTGCAAACAAAATGCTTGTCAAGATCAATACGGTCTATATTCCAGGTATAAACGATCATCATATCGTTGATATTGCAAAGACTGTAGGTGAGATGGGTGTATATACATTCAATCTGATACCCGTAATTCCGCAGTACAAGTTTAAGGATATCATTCCTCCGACCGGGAAAGACAAAAAAGAGATGCAGGACGCATGCCTTCCATATGTCCGCCAGATGAGGCACTGCAAAAGATGCAGGTCTGATGCAATCGGACTTTTGGGAGAAGATGTTCAGGATTGTCTTTTTGAGCGGAAATAA
- a CDS encoding DNA alkylation repair protein — protein MDRVIDSLRFELLSNTDPSVAEGHQKFFKEGAKFYGVKTSVVHKISKKYFKTVKGLDKPEIYEICEELFKSGYTEDFFVACDWLPLTSGNFERGDIKIFER, from the coding sequence ATGGACCGTGTCATAGATTCATTACGCTTTGAACTCCTGAGTAATACCGATCCATCGGTTGCAGAAGGGCATCAGAAATTTTTTAAAGAAGGGGCAAAGTTTTACGGTGTTAAAACCTCCGTTGTGCATAAGATCTCAAAGAAATATTTTAAGACCGTTAAGGGACTTGATAAACCGGAAATTTATGAGATCTGTGAGGAGCTTTTTAAATCCGGATATACAGAAGATTTCTTTGTAGCCTGTGACTGGCTGCCCCTGACATCAGGAAATTTTGAGAGAGGAGATATAAAGATCTTTGAAAGGTGA
- a CDS encoding PAS domain S-box protein: MGIEFKDLQQIKEIIDNCEDGICINEISNRINLHRNTVSKYLSILHLKGNVDIKKSGSSKKYYPSKRISETTVKNFFCNPYIIVNSNLKIRYANEAFYKISGFNQKQIIDYDLDSIQMPLFNDPHLKIQYKKTINGEMSTKHIGATINGREYYLFIRLIPTIFEERAKGFTIVLIDNTKFKDNISSPETGDCQYRNILENQMEYVCRLLPDMTITFTNKAFCRYIHKKEDEVAGLKFNPVIVDGDTVLEEIFDEISLEKPVKKITLKSLNYEGTVRHIEWNIKGIFDINNILMEYQATGRDISELKNAEEKLEVYKNNLEELIKKRTKELQTVNKKLFREILKQRDTEEHLNELIKEIRTVKYELSENETKLNFIMNAADLGTCDINYKKETIFLNKNALEIIGYSSKDFSKSLKNWDHMIHPEDYSYLMKKRKCFIEGDIAHIICEFRILCSNGNWRWISYTNTTTIRDNMATLVSATGILQDIDRRKKIEKNIEMQKDIALRLSESSGKSEATSYCLDSLLSILDMEFGLYYEMNPKSGDLKLVESRNTDEITNPFCSQYNKDSSFGALADSGTTIISGHKDPEGITFRHEILEEIKSAIMIPIKNKRSNYGCYLIYSYKITDIPDYSKTAIESVITNLINTIKKIEAQNHLKKSNKYHRGLIEICPDALVLISPAGKINDVNSACEEITGYNREELIGNDFSDYFSDPERASHGYKTAYKNGSLIDYRLEIKHKNGSLIKVSYNVSVYRNDDRTITGIFAVARKI; this comes from the coding sequence ATGGGGATAGAATTCAAGGATTTACAACAGATAAAAGAGATAATTGATAATTGTGAAGACGGCATCTGCATAAATGAGATATCAAACCGGATCAACCTGCACAGAAATACAGTATCAAAATATCTCAGCATACTCCATCTCAAAGGAAATGTTGATATTAAAAAATCAGGAAGTTCAAAAAAATATTATCCGTCAAAAAGAATTTCTGAAACAACGGTTAAAAATTTTTTCTGCAATCCATATATAATTGTAAACTCAAATTTAAAAATCCGGTACGCAAACGAGGCATTCTATAAAATTTCCGGATTTAATCAAAAACAGATCATAGATTATGACCTGGATTCAATACAGATGCCTCTGTTTAATGATCCACATTTAAAAATTCAATATAAAAAAACAATCAACGGGGAAATGTCAACAAAACATATTGGCGCCACAATAAATGGCAGAGAATATTATCTGTTCATAAGATTAATTCCGACTATTTTTGAGGAACGGGCAAAGGGATTTACCATTGTACTTATTGATAATACCAAATTCAAAGATAATATATCATCACCCGAAACCGGAGACTGCCAATATAGAAATATACTTGAAAATCAGATGGAGTATGTCTGCCGTTTACTTCCGGATATGACAATAACATTCACAAACAAAGCATTTTGTAGGTACATTCATAAAAAAGAGGATGAAGTAGCAGGACTGAAATTCAACCCGGTAATTGTGGATGGAGATACAGTTCTGGAAGAGATATTTGATGAAATATCACTGGAAAAACCAGTAAAAAAAATAACACTAAAATCCTTAAACTACGAAGGCACAGTCAGGCACATAGAGTGGAACATAAAAGGAATTTTTGACATCAATAACATATTAATGGAATATCAGGCAACAGGCAGGGACATTAGTGAACTAAAGAATGCTGAAGAGAAGCTTGAAGTATATAAAAATAACCTTGAAGAACTCATTAAAAAAAGAACAAAAGAACTTCAGACAGTTAATAAAAAACTTTTCAGAGAGATACTGAAACAGAGAGATACTGAAGAGCATCTCAATGAATTAATTAAAGAGATCAGAACAGTAAAATATGAACTGAGTGAAAATGAAACAAAATTAAATTTCATTATGAATGCTGCTGATCTGGGAACGTGCGATATCAATTATAAGAAAGAAACCATCTTTCTGAATAAAAACGCCCTTGAAATTATTGGCTATTCATCAAAAGATTTCTCCAAAAGCCTAAAAAACTGGGACCATATGATCCACCCTGAGGATTACAGTTATTTAATGAAGAAGAGAAAGTGCTTCATTGAAGGGGATATTGCTCATATCATATGTGAATTCCGGATACTGTGCAGTAACGGAAACTGGAGATGGATCTCATATACCAATACCACAACAATAAGGGACAATATGGCAACACTTGTAAGTGCTACAGGAATATTGCAGGACATTGACAGAAGAAAAAAGATCGAGAAAAATATTGAAATGCAGAAGGATATCGCCCTCAGATTATCAGAGTCCTCCGGAAAATCTGAAGCCACGTCATATTGCCTGGATTCACTATTGTCAATTCTTGATATGGAATTCGGCTTATATTATGAAATGAATCCAAAATCAGGAGATTTAAAGCTTGTTGAATCCAGAAACACTGATGAAATAACAAATCCATTCTGCTCACAGTATAATAAGGATTCCAGTTTTGGTGCACTGGCAGATTCAGGTACAACCATAATATCCGGACACAAAGATCCCGAAGGTATAACTTTCCGGCATGAAATACTGGAGGAGATCAAATCCGCAATAATGATTCCGATAAAGAATAAAAGGTCAAATTATGGCTGCTACCTGATATATTCATACAAAATAACAGATATACCGGACTATTCTAAAACTGCGATAGAGTCAGTCATTACAAATCTGATCAATACCATAAAGAAAATTGAAGCACAAAACCACCTGAAAAAGTCAAACAAATATCACAGAGGACTGATTGAGATCTGCCCGGATGCCCTTGTACTGATCAGCCCGGCAGGTAAGATCAATGATGTCAATTCAGCCTGTGAAGAGATTACCGGATATAACCGCGAAGAACTGATAGGGAATGACTTCTCAGATTATTTCAGCGATCCGGAGAGAGCCAGTCACGGATATAAAACAGCTTATAAAAACGGATCACTTATTGATTACAGACTTGAGATTAAACACAAAAACGGCAGTCTCATAAAAGTATCCTACAATGTATCGGTGTACCGGAATGATGACAGAACTATCACAGGAATTTTTGCGGTTGCAAGAAAAATATAA